CAGATTGGCAGTACCACCCACATTCGCGTGTTCAAACTCATCGGTCTCACCCCACAGTTTGAACAGTGCCGCCACATGGATGACAACGCTGCAGCCTTGAACAGCGCGGACCAATGAGTCCATATCATCCAAGGAGCCACGCACAGCTTCCGCGCCCTGTTTTTGCACAATCCGTGCTGCGGCATCGCTGCGTGCCAATGCGCGCACCTGCCACCCTTGCGCCACGAGACGTTCAATCAATCGGGCACCAACGAAGCCGGAACCACCGGTAATCAGACATGTGGAGACCATGAAGCACCTGTATGTATCACTGATATAATTATCGTATAACGTTGATATACATCCGTCAAGTGCTGATTTGAGGAGGACACAAATGGACAAAGAAGCGGCGATTCTGGATGGGGCGTTGGCGCTCCTTGAGGCGCATGGGCCAGCGGGACTGACCACGCGCGCGGTGTGCGAGGCCGCTGGGATCAAGGCGCCCACGCTCTACCATTACTTCGGCGACAAGGACGGTTTGGAGCGGGCCGTCATTCGGCGCGGGCTCGCTGACTTCATGCGACTCAAGCAGCAGACCAAGCCACTTGCCGACCCCCTCGAGCAACTTCGCGATGGATGGGATGTGGCTCTTGAGTTCGCACTGAAGCGGCCCGCACTCTATGCATTGGTCTCTCAACATGCCCGCACTGAACCGGAGCTGCTCGCCGACGCATATGCGCTGATGCAGTCCCGCGTGCAGCGGCTGGTGGACATGGGCCGCCTCCAAGGACCCGTCGATCACGCGGCGCGTGGCATTTGGGCGGCGTCTCAAGGAGCACTGTCATTGCTGTTTCTCGGCACGTCGCGAAAGGACGTCGAAGCAGTGAGTGATCTGCTGTTCAATGCCGTCATCGACAGGCTGTCGAAAGCGCACCCTTGATGAGCTATCGAAACACAAGCAGGGGATCCGAATGACCGTGCTTGCGTTTCGAGAGTGAGAAGGCGACTGGCGGTATCGAAGGTTT
The window above is part of the Diaphorobacter sp. HDW4B genome. Proteins encoded here:
- a CDS encoding TetR/AcrR family transcriptional regulator translates to MDKEAAILDGALALLEAHGPAGLTTRAVCEAAGIKAPTLYHYFGDKDGLERAVIRRGLADFMRLKQQTKPLADPLEQLRDGWDVALEFALKRPALYALVSQHARTEPELLADAYALMQSRVQRLVDMGRLQGPVDHAARGIWAASQGALSLLFLGTSRKDVEAVSDLLFNAVIDRLSKAHP